The following proteins are encoded in a genomic region of Streptomyces gobiensis:
- the cpaB gene encoding Flp pilus assembly protein CpaB, translated as MNSRQRRGIILLTLSIFLAFAAFVGVLSVVSDVESKVGPEVAAYELSKDVDAYAALDESDVTKVTMPKRWLSANAVTDPEEIAGKIAVNPLKKGSLLQTDMMAERPELKDGEQEIAIMIDAATGVAGKITPGATVNIYATFKDKKDNELSRLLVNNARVIDVGKLTAITKEGENERRESEAVPITFALDTTDTHRVSFAESFAVNVRLALVAPGSDAVIPDGERDYTLNGDR; from the coding sequence ATGAACTCACGCCAGCGCCGCGGCATCATCTTGCTGACACTGTCGATATTCCTGGCCTTTGCTGCTTTCGTGGGTGTGCTGTCGGTAGTCAGCGACGTGGAGTCAAAGGTGGGGCCTGAGGTGGCGGCGTATGAGCTGAGCAAGGACGTTGATGCCTACGCGGCGTTGGACGAGAGCGACGTGACCAAGGTGACCATGCCCAAGCGCTGGCTCTCGGCCAACGCGGTGACCGACCCGGAGGAGATCGCTGGCAAGATCGCGGTTAATCCGTTGAAAAAGGGCTCTCTGCTCCAGACGGACATGATGGCGGAGCGTCCCGAACTCAAAGACGGCGAGCAGGAGATCGCCATCATGATCGACGCCGCCACCGGCGTGGCAGGCAAGATCACCCCTGGGGCGACGGTCAATATCTACGCCACATTCAAGGACAAGAAAGACAACGAGCTTTCCCGGCTCTTGGTGAACAACGCTCGAGTGATCGATGTCGGGAAACTCACCGCGATCACCAAGGAAGGTGAGAACGAGCGGCGCGAATCCGAGGCCGTGCCGATCACGTTCGCCTTGGACACCACCGACACGCACCGGGTGTCGTTCGCAGAGTCTTTCGCGGTCAACGTCCGCCTGGCTCTGGTCGCACCCGGCAGCGATGCTGTCATCCCGGACGGCGAGCGCGACTACACCCTGAATGGGGACAGGTGA
- a CDS encoding response regulator, producing MPDNASMNSPAPQHGPTPPPLPEPVAASPLKVVVADDNPVVRAGLTALLSGRDEIQVVAEAADGRQAFDVARQHSPDVILLDVRMPGVDGLSALPHLVLLAPVLMLTYSRESEVVHEALRLGAGGYLVHGEFTADQLIAAVRDVKDGKAHFSATASNTLLAQMRGGPPSAGLHPPSADPSGGQYMASEPPSSGHAHAYSHPGHNPRPGASDLQSLVRSSALNPPQFPTHSSQRQSSMASSSREQQPRGGRYGLSSREAEIMEHIAAGMSNAQIAATCFVAEKTVKNHINRIFTKLQAASRSEAIAVWLGTVRGGND from the coding sequence ATGCCCGACAACGCGTCAATGAACTCCCCAGCACCTCAGCACGGGCCCACCCCACCCCCACTCCCCGAACCGGTAGCCGCATCGCCGCTGAAGGTGGTCGTGGCCGATGACAACCCGGTCGTCCGCGCGGGTCTCACCGCGCTGCTTTCCGGCCGCGACGAGATTCAGGTCGTCGCCGAGGCTGCCGACGGCCGCCAGGCGTTCGACGTGGCTCGGCAGCACAGTCCCGACGTCATCCTGCTCGACGTCCGAATGCCGGGCGTGGACGGCTTATCTGCCCTACCGCATCTGGTCCTTCTCGCACCTGTGCTGATGCTGACGTACAGCCGGGAGAGCGAGGTCGTCCATGAGGCGTTGCGCCTGGGCGCGGGCGGTTACCTGGTACACGGCGAGTTCACCGCCGACCAGCTCATCGCTGCCGTACGGGATGTCAAGGACGGCAAGGCGCACTTCAGCGCCACCGCTTCCAACACGTTGCTGGCGCAGATGCGCGGCGGGCCCCCGTCGGCCGGGCTTCATCCGCCCTCCGCCGACCCGAGCGGTGGACAGTACATGGCGTCGGAACCACCATCATCAGGTCACGCACATGCATACAGCCATCCCGGCCATAACCCCCGCCCGGGTGCGTCGGATCTTCAATCGCTCGTAAGAAGCTCAGCATTGAATCCGCCTCAGTTTCCTACGCACTCTTCGCAGAGGCAATCTTCTATGGCATCGTCTTCCCGTGAGCAGCAACCGAGGGGAGGGCGGTACGGCCTGAGCAGCCGGGAGGCAGAGATCATGGAACACATCGCAGCCGGGATGTCGAACGCCCAGATCGCCGCCACCTGCTTCGTCGCGGAGAAGACCGTCAAGAATCACATCAACCGCATCTTCACCAAGCTTCAAGCGGCCAGCCGCAGCGAGGCCATCGCGGTCTGGCTGGGCACAGTCCGAGGGGGGAACGACTGA
- a CDS encoding TadE/TadG family type IV pilus assembly protein produces MRHRIADSGRPAAPVRRRYDGAGDDRGQASIEFLGILPLILLVLVILWQCALLGYTYTLAGNSADKAARKAAVTPLPERQEACRDAAEDTLPQVWRKNTRASCVARDGVVRATVNMKVPVLFPGFVNFPFTVTGTAGSPLEAN; encoded by the coding sequence ATGAGGCACCGGATAGCGGATAGCGGGCGGCCCGCTGCGCCGGTCCGTCGCCGATATGACGGCGCCGGTGACGACAGGGGCCAAGCCTCCATCGAGTTCCTGGGCATCCTTCCGCTGATCCTGCTCGTACTGGTCATCCTCTGGCAGTGCGCGCTGCTCGGCTACACCTACACCTTGGCGGGGAACTCCGCGGACAAGGCCGCCCGCAAGGCCGCGGTCACACCCTTGCCGGAGCGACAGGAGGCATGCAGGGACGCCGCCGAGGACACACTTCCGCAGGTCTGGCGAAAGAACACCCGGGCGTCCTGCGTCGCACGGGATGGAGTGGTGCGGGCCACGGTCAATATGAAGGTTCCGGTGCTCTTCCCGGGCTTCGTCAATTTTCCCTTTACGGTTACCGGCACGGCCGGCTCGCCACTGGAGGCCAACTGA
- a CDS encoding TadE/TadG family type IV pilus assembly protein: protein MLRCTLLERHRRHLADRDQRGQASIEFLGFLPILLILGLAVLQLGIGAYAAQQAGTAARTAARTAVHDDPQLAYDEAGRQSISGWLAGKSDFTRTGDGSEVTVTAKLTIPSVIPGIKDFGEAERSSTMPLR from the coding sequence ATGCTGCGCTGCACGCTTCTCGAAAGGCACCGCCGACACCTCGCCGACCGTGACCAGCGTGGCCAGGCGTCCATCGAATTCCTGGGCTTCCTGCCGATTCTGCTGATCTTGGGCTTAGCCGTCCTCCAGCTCGGTATCGGGGCCTACGCCGCCCAGCAGGCCGGCACCGCGGCCCGTACCGCTGCCCGCACCGCCGTTCATGATGACCCGCAGCTCGCCTACGACGAGGCGGGCCGTCAGTCAATCAGTGGCTGGCTGGCGGGTAAATCGGACTTCACCCGGACCGGGGACGGCAGCGAGGTGACCGTGACTGCCAAGCTCACCATCCCTTCGGTCATCCCCGGCATCAAAGACTTCGGTGAGGCGGAGCGCTCCTCCACCATGCCGCTGCGCTGA
- a CDS encoding DUF5936 domain-containing protein, producing the protein MGLLLALTIGLCVYFAFYGIRMYRTEAKLPGDLAVALEVGSTRTSAAGSAIDRMGMRFAPAVLRMMGPKRVDKKRRQIDLAGNPGGLTIDRYAARRAVYGFIGFGGAFNFLIRDQLFIALVMVAFGLFWVEISIFAAVRQRKEQIERTLPDFLDVLAVVVSAGLNFREALERVSEKYRGPWADELKITLRQMDMGVSRRQAFEELRRRNDSEQVAMFVTALQQGEELGAPIVDTLIQIANDMRRTDAQNARRRAAKAVPKSTLIITMFMVPATMLLLGAAFIFGSDIDFGSTFGD; encoded by the coding sequence ATGGGACTTCTGCTCGCATTGACCATCGGCCTCTGCGTCTACTTCGCCTTCTACGGAATCCGGATGTACCGGACCGAGGCCAAGCTCCCGGGCGACCTCGCCGTTGCCCTGGAAGTCGGCTCCACCCGTACCAGCGCCGCCGGTTCGGCCATCGACCGGATGGGTATGCGCTTCGCTCCCGCCGTGCTGCGCATGATGGGCCCCAAACGGGTCGACAAGAAGCGTCGCCAGATCGATCTCGCGGGCAACCCTGGCGGTCTCACCATCGACCGCTACGCCGCTCGCCGGGCTGTCTATGGCTTCATTGGTTTTGGCGGTGCCTTCAACTTCCTCATCCGGGATCAGCTCTTCATCGCGCTGGTCATGGTGGCCTTCGGCCTCTTCTGGGTTGAGATCAGTATCTTCGCCGCAGTCCGCCAACGGAAAGAACAGATCGAGCGGACCCTCCCTGACTTCCTTGACGTGCTCGCCGTCGTCGTTTCCGCGGGGCTCAACTTCCGGGAGGCGCTGGAGCGGGTTTCCGAGAAATACCGGGGTCCATGGGCAGACGAACTCAAGATCACGCTGCGCCAGATGGACATGGGTGTCAGTCGTCGGCAGGCTTTCGAGGAGCTGCGCAGACGGAACGACTCCGAGCAGGTGGCGATGTTCGTCACCGCGTTGCAGCAGGGCGAGGAGCTGGGCGCCCCGATCGTCGACACCCTGATACAGATCGCCAACGACATGCGCCGGACCGATGCGCAGAATGCCCGCCGCCGAGCCGCCAAAGCCGTGCCCAAGTCCACGCTGATCATCACGATGTTCATGGTCCCGGCGACGATGCTTCTGCTCGGTGCGGCCTTCATCTTCGGCTCCGACATCGACTTCGGCAGCACCTTCGGAGACTGA
- a CDS encoding sensor histidine kinase yields MTFQWGRLTQGQVADPPPGSATASAHDSAPTLAIQVNALQALCRQVFGFRLAMIAIGTPTALAGAAPGTPSYLVSAAVLVTFMGSYVMFRDWERFGPLLLRHPSLLAIDMFFGGLLLVTATPESTLGYVTVCTPLLAGLVYGWRGAGFFAALQGVIVAMVYIADAKLDTSWASALLLPGFCVLAGVIGVTLRNMMLRFGIASQALTEARARLAVAGAVEEERARLAREMHDSVAKTLHGLALAADGLAESAGRMDPRTVKHQAQLVARSARRAAGESRELLADLRRESGLDGGVDIVSEFEARATDFGNRSGLPTTFHRLSPDPVPPVPHAVARHALTIASEAMDNAYRHADATRVAAGIGIVHGNLRMSVYDNGKGLPPHTSLDDLKKTGHFGLVGMVERALGIGARIRIGKGRHALGTEVRLDLPSSVFQHPTASPHCSPLV; encoded by the coding sequence ATGACATTCCAGTGGGGACGCCTCACTCAGGGACAGGTGGCTGATCCCCCTCCCGGTTCCGCCACCGCGTCCGCACATGATTCCGCGCCCACACTCGCCATCCAGGTCAACGCGCTCCAGGCGCTGTGCCGCCAGGTCTTCGGCTTCCGGTTGGCGATGATCGCCATCGGCACCCCGACCGCCCTGGCGGGCGCGGCACCCGGGACGCCGTCCTACCTCGTCAGCGCAGCCGTGCTGGTCACCTTCATGGGCTCGTACGTCATGTTCCGGGACTGGGAGCGCTTCGGCCCGCTGCTGCTACGGCACCCGTCCTTGCTCGCGATCGACATGTTCTTCGGTGGCCTCCTCTTAGTGACGGCCACACCGGAGTCCACGCTCGGTTATGTCACGGTCTGCACGCCACTGCTGGCGGGCCTGGTATACGGCTGGCGCGGTGCCGGCTTCTTCGCCGCCCTCCAAGGCGTCATCGTGGCCATGGTCTACATCGCTGACGCCAAGCTGGACACGTCCTGGGCCAGCGCTTTGCTGCTGCCTGGCTTCTGCGTTCTGGCCGGCGTCATCGGCGTCACCCTGCGAAATATGATGCTCCGCTTCGGCATCGCCTCCCAGGCCCTCACCGAAGCGCGTGCGCGGCTCGCCGTGGCTGGCGCGGTAGAGGAAGAACGGGCCCGGCTGGCCCGGGAGATGCATGACTCGGTCGCCAAGACGCTCCACGGTCTGGCGCTGGCTGCGGATGGTCTCGCTGAATCCGCTGGCCGCATGGACCCCAGGACCGTCAAACACCAGGCTCAGCTTGTCGCTCGCTCCGCGCGCCGCGCCGCCGGCGAATCGCGTGAGCTGCTGGCTGATCTCCGGCGTGAGTCAGGCCTCGACGGTGGCGTGGACATCGTCAGCGAATTCGAAGCCAGAGCCACTGACTTCGGCAACCGCAGCGGGCTGCCGACCACCTTCCACCGCCTCAGCCCGGACCCGGTACCCCCAGTTCCGCACGCGGTGGCCCGTCATGCGCTGACCATCGCTTCCGAGGCGATGGACAACGCCTATCGCCACGCTGACGCCACCCGGGTAGCGGCCGGAATCGGGATCGTGCACGGCAACTTGAGGATGAGCGTCTACGACAACGGAAAGGGGCTGCCGCCGCACACCTCTCTTGACGACCTTAAGAAGACCGGCCACTTCGGCCTTGTCGGCATGGTCGAGAGAGCCCTGGGCATCGGCGCTCGCATTCGCATTGGCAAGGGACGCCACGCACTGGGCACCGAAGTGCGCCTGGACCTCCCGAGCTCTGTCTTCCAGCATCCAACGGCATCACCCCACTGCTCCCCACTAGTTTGA
- a CDS encoding AAA family ATPase, which translates to MVTRILPAVAEPDAARSMTALLGQLPDAEPAPPVGDSTTLVDALGRLAQESINDLPEVVLVHERIGPVPALELIRDIAMRFPGVGLVLVTVDASQALISAAMDSGARGLVSLPLSYDQLSARVQAAASWAVAVRAHLSDNPQFDAGPGGTVVTVTGAKGGTGATLTSVQLALAACASGQSVALVDMDLQAGDVASYLDVRFRRSIVDLASISDISPRVLQDAVFAHETGLGLLLAPGEGEQGEMVSDRAVRQIVSALRTRYQVVIVDTGTHMSEANAAAIEMADTAVLLTTLDAVSVRAAKRMVKLWQRLQIRKGEETLAVANRYTRSSEIQPSLIGQIVGCHIAKTAIPSAFKELQGAVDAGRMQDLEPKGAVKQALWGLAGELGLMTGKPLPDQGGKLWSDRGAITLRRSRRGGIGRR; encoded by the coding sequence ATGGTTACACGCATCCTCCCGGCCGTGGCGGAGCCCGATGCGGCTCGCTCCATGACTGCTCTGCTGGGCCAGCTGCCGGACGCGGAGCCCGCGCCGCCCGTCGGGGACTCGACCACCCTCGTCGACGCGCTCGGCCGACTCGCCCAGGAGTCCATCAACGACCTGCCCGAGGTCGTACTGGTACATGAGCGGATCGGCCCTGTGCCCGCGCTTGAACTCATTCGCGACATCGCGATGCGTTTTCCCGGGGTGGGCCTGGTCCTGGTCACCGTGGACGCCAGCCAGGCGCTGATCTCGGCGGCTATGGACTCTGGCGCGCGCGGTCTGGTCTCGCTGCCACTGAGTTACGATCAGCTGTCGGCCCGCGTCCAGGCGGCCGCTTCCTGGGCGGTCGCGGTCCGCGCGCACCTGAGCGACAACCCGCAGTTCGATGCTGGGCCCGGCGGCACCGTGGTTACCGTCACGGGTGCCAAGGGAGGAACGGGCGCCACCCTCACCTCGGTCCAGCTGGCCCTGGCCGCCTGTGCCTCCGGGCAGAGCGTCGCCCTGGTCGATATGGACCTGCAGGCCGGAGATGTGGCCTCCTACCTCGACGTCCGTTTCCGTCGCTCCATCGTCGACCTCGCGAGCATCAGCGACATATCACCGCGGGTGCTCCAGGACGCCGTCTTCGCCCATGAGACAGGGCTCGGGCTGCTGCTCGCGCCCGGCGAGGGGGAGCAGGGCGAAATGGTGAGTGACCGGGCGGTCCGTCAGATCGTCAGCGCGCTGCGCACCCGCTACCAGGTCGTCATCGTCGACACCGGTACCCATATGAGCGAAGCCAATGCGGCTGCCATCGAGATGGCGGATACCGCGGTGCTGCTGACCACCCTGGACGCCGTTTCGGTCCGGGCTGCCAAGCGCATGGTGAAACTGTGGCAGCGGCTGCAGATCCGCAAGGGTGAGGAGACCCTCGCCGTCGCCAACCGCTACACCCGCAGCTCTGAGATCCAGCCGTCGCTGATCGGCCAGATTGTGGGCTGCCACATCGCCAAGACGGCGATCCCGTCAGCCTTCAAAGAGCTGCAAGGCGCTGTGGACGCGGGCCGAATGCAGGACCTTGAGCCCAAGGGCGCAGTGAAGCAGGCACTCTGGGGGCTGGCCGGAGAGCTCGGTCTGATGACCGGCAAGCCGCTGCCGGACCAGGGGGGCAAGTTGTGGAGCGACCGCGGCGCCATCACCCTCCGTCGTAGTCGCAGGGGCGGCATCGGGCGGCGGTAG
- a CDS encoding CpaF family protein gives MSLRARISTPEEQNSGREDGHLVATYRAKLLEEIDLAEMSSLQAAERRARLERVLGHIISREGPVLSTQERASLIRRVVDEALGLGILEPLLEDASITEIMVNGPDHIFVERGGRVEQLQMCFASNEQLMQTIERIVSTVNRRVDEATPMVDARLPSGERVNVIIPPLALSGPTLTIRRFPRAFTLHEMIGLGSLDEQMLMLLAGFVRARFNVIVSGATGSGKTTLLNALSGLIPERERIITIEDSAELQLQQSHVITLESRPPNVEGKGQVSIRDLVRNSLRMRPDRIIVGEVRGGETLDMLQAMSTGHDGSLATVHANNAEDALMRLQTLASMSEIKIPFEALKDQINSALDVVVQLTRFPDGSRRVSEIAILDSHGREDYRIATVCRFNAQPMGGDHVVHGKWEYLPIPRRVADRLYMAGEPAPPAFGVAQHASQLATREAL, from the coding sequence ATGAGCCTGAGGGCGCGTATCAGCACTCCCGAGGAGCAGAACTCGGGACGGGAGGACGGCCACCTGGTCGCCACCTACCGGGCCAAGCTGCTCGAGGAGATCGATCTCGCGGAGATGTCCTCGCTCCAGGCAGCCGAGCGCCGGGCCCGGCTGGAGCGGGTCCTTGGACACATCATCAGCCGCGAGGGTCCCGTCCTGTCCACCCAGGAGCGTGCCTCGCTCATCCGCCGCGTTGTGGATGAAGCCCTGGGCCTGGGCATCCTCGAACCGCTCCTGGAAGACGCCTCCATCACCGAGATCATGGTCAACGGCCCGGACCACATCTTTGTCGAGCGCGGCGGCCGGGTTGAGCAACTGCAGATGTGCTTCGCCTCCAACGAGCAGCTGATGCAGACCATCGAGCGCATCGTCTCCACAGTCAACCGCCGGGTGGATGAGGCCACTCCGATGGTCGACGCCCGTCTCCCCTCGGGCGAGCGGGTCAACGTCATCATTCCGCCGCTTGCCTTGAGCGGCCCCACGCTGACGATCCGCCGCTTTCCCCGGGCCTTCACTCTCCACGAGATGATCGGGCTCGGCTCGCTCGATGAGCAGATGCTGATGCTGCTGGCCGGTTTTGTCCGGGCCAGGTTCAACGTCATCGTCTCCGGCGCCACGGGCTCCGGCAAGACCACGCTTCTCAACGCCCTCTCTGGGCTGATCCCGGAGAGGGAGCGCATCATCACCATTGAGGACTCCGCGGAGCTGCAGCTCCAGCAGAGTCACGTCATTACCCTGGAGTCCCGGCCGCCAAACGTTGAAGGCAAGGGCCAGGTCAGCATCCGCGACCTGGTCCGCAACTCACTGCGTATGCGTCCCGACCGCATCATCGTCGGTGAGGTCCGGGGCGGTGAAACGCTCGACATGCTGCAGGCCATGTCCACCGGGCATGACGGCTCGCTGGCCACCGTCCACGCCAACAACGCCGAAGACGCTCTGATGCGACTGCAGACCCTCGCCTCCATGTCGGAAATCAAGATCCCCTTCGAGGCGCTCAAGGACCAGATCAACTCCGCCCTGGACGTCGTCGTCCAGCTGACCCGTTTTCCCGACGGCTCCCGTCGCGTCAGTGAGATCGCCATCCTTGATTCGCACGGCCGGGAGGACTACCGCATCGCGACGGTGTGCCGTTTCAACGCCCAGCCCATGGGGGGCGACCATGTCGTGCACGGCAAGTGGGAGTACCTCCCCATTCCACGGCGGGTAGCCGACCGGCTCTATATGGCCGGCGAGCCCGCTCCGCCCGCCTTCGGGGTCGCCCAGCACGCGTCCCAGCTCGCCACCCGGGAGGCCCTATGA
- a CDS encoding type II secretion system F family protein, producing the protein MDNLGLLTIGVTLLSGTLAVLGVHMYSTGKAQRQALVDRLSHTGQIAIPAGRRKRFTGVDRKLRGTTFGKKIETKIATTGLDITPGEFCVYALAGVAGLWFVAQAVFASFFGPLAALLGLWGANAFLNWQRNKRIDKFINQLPELSRILANATQAGLALRTAIGMAAEELEEPAGEELGLVASRLAVGHSIDDALGELAERLPSRELVVLVTTLVLSNRAGGTVVSSLRNLTETLEERKETRREVKTQLSQVKITGFVVPAMGLGALLLLDRVMPGALDRMSASFMGQAVIVAAFALYGLGLFALHRLSKIEV; encoded by the coding sequence ATGGATAATCTCGGCTTGCTCACCATCGGCGTGACGCTCCTCTCGGGCACGCTCGCCGTCCTCGGTGTGCACATGTACTCCACGGGCAAAGCACAGCGCCAGGCTTTGGTGGACCGGCTCTCGCACACCGGGCAGATAGCCATCCCCGCCGGCCGTCGCAAGCGCTTCACCGGGGTGGACCGGAAGCTGCGCGGCACCACGTTCGGCAAGAAAATCGAGACGAAAATCGCCACGACCGGTCTGGACATCACCCCCGGCGAGTTCTGTGTGTACGCGCTCGCGGGCGTCGCCGGGCTCTGGTTTGTCGCGCAGGCGGTCTTCGCCTCCTTCTTCGGCCCGCTCGCCGCCCTGCTCGGCCTATGGGGAGCCAACGCCTTTCTGAACTGGCAGCGGAACAAGCGGATCGACAAGTTCATCAACCAGCTCCCCGAGCTCTCCCGCATCCTCGCGAACGCCACTCAGGCCGGTCTGGCCCTGCGCACCGCCATCGGTATGGCCGCTGAGGAGCTGGAAGAGCCGGCGGGTGAGGAGCTGGGACTGGTCGCCAGCCGGCTCGCGGTCGGCCATTCCATCGATGACGCCCTGGGCGAACTCGCCGAACGGCTGCCATCGCGGGAATTGGTAGTACTCGTGACCACTCTCGTGCTGTCCAATCGGGCTGGCGGCACGGTCGTCAGCTCTCTGCGGAACCTCACCGAGACGCTGGAGGAGCGTAAGGAGACCCGGCGCGAGGTGAAGACCCAGCTTTCCCAGGTGAAGATCACCGGCTTTGTCGTCCCCGCGATGGGCTTGGGCGCCCTGCTCCTGCTGGACCGCGTCATGCCCGGCGCGCTGGACCGGATGTCCGCCAGCTTTATGGGTCAGGCCGTCATTGTCGCGGCGTTCGCGTTGTACGGCCTCGGGCTGTTCGCTCTACACCGTCTTTCCAAGATCGAAGTCTGA
- a CDS encoding pilus assembly protein TadG-related protein: MTRTARDRGQAFPIYIVMVASLLFLAFAFFAVGQASATRNGAQGAADAAALAAAKDARGQLRSGFINAIGNPASWQGWLNGQGFLTASACSAADRLADANDADVLDCARQDWPDRGFTVEIETRYTVGRSVIPGTENKKATAEATAVIEPRCRFKEDEDADEDEENPRFEFRCDGGKRWIIDPGDEDFDPWKRGVLPSVADLFSVRLDD; the protein is encoded by the coding sequence CTGACTCGTACAGCTCGCGATCGAGGGCAGGCTTTCCCCATCTACATTGTGATGGTGGCGAGCCTGCTCTTTCTCGCGTTCGCTTTCTTCGCTGTGGGTCAGGCATCCGCCACCCGCAACGGGGCTCAGGGTGCGGCCGATGCGGCGGCGCTGGCGGCTGCCAAGGATGCTCGGGGGCAGCTTCGTAGCGGCTTTATCAACGCCATTGGCAACCCGGCCTCATGGCAGGGCTGGCTGAACGGCCAGGGGTTCCTCACCGCCTCGGCCTGTTCAGCAGCAGACCGCCTCGCGGATGCCAACGACGCCGACGTCCTCGACTGCGCACGGCAGGACTGGCCGGACCGTGGTTTCACTGTGGAGATCGAGACCCGCTACACAGTGGGCCGGTCGGTGATCCCCGGTACGGAGAACAAGAAGGCCACGGCCGAAGCCACGGCCGTGATCGAGCCGCGCTGTCGCTTCAAGGAGGACGAAGACGCGGACGAGGACGAGGAGAATCCGCGCTTTGAGTTCCGCTGTGATGGCGGCAAGCGCTGGATCATCGATCCAGGGGACGAGGATTTCGACCCATGGAAGCGGGGGGTCTTGCCCAGCGTGGCCGACCTCTTCTCCGTTCGGCTGGACGACTGA